From a single Oncorhynchus tshawytscha isolate Ot180627B linkage group LG33, Otsh_v2.0, whole genome shotgun sequence genomic region:
- the LOC112231229 gene encoding lipase member H, translated as MMIFWWFLALLLGSVEIYRAHECDVFTYLDLYHAIIGTSLYVKLLLYTRANLTCGQELSHHNLSAQPQFNLTKPTTFVVHGYRPTGAPPNWLNNIIEQLLARGDMNVLVVDWNRGAANINYLKVVTYSRDTADNLTAFIRNMQENGASLSSIHMIGLSLGAHITGFVGAKFNGKIGRITAVDPAGPQFNGKPPEDRLDPTDAQFVDVVHTDMDAFGFRKPLGHIDFYANGGADQPGCPLTILSGSGYFKCDHQRSVLLYLGSLNRTCNIRAFPCTSYTDFLDGLCMDCDQFKPAGCPVFGYDIIEWKDSLVPLQQTKAFFTTNKQTPYCKTSYWVDIVTWNHDTRWGYITIKLHNGSEVTEATINHKASSFKKYSETRLLAQFEKDLQKVHKISIKFSRVNAFKPKYKLRVLRIRLTHLERKDRPLCRYDILLEDNREVTFRSIPCEESNF; from the exons ATGATGATCTTTTGGTGGTTCCTGGCACTGCTGCTGGGATCTGTTGAAATATATAGAG CCCATGAATGTGATGTGTTCACTTATCTGGACCTTTATCACGCTATCATTGGAACCAGTCTGTATGTGAAGCTGTTGCTGTACACCAGAGCTAATCTGACCTGTGGTCAGGAGCTGTCCCACCATAACCTGTCAGCCCAGCCCCAGTTCAACCTCACCAAGCCCACCACTTTTGTCGTTCATGGCTACCGTCCTACGGGCGCTCCGCCCAACTGGTTGAATAACATCATAGAGCAGCTGTTGGCCCGCGGAGACATGAATGTCCTGGTGGTGGACTGGAACCGCGGAGCTGCCAATATCAACTACCTGAAAGTTGTGACCTACTCACGAGATACAGCGGACAACCTCACTGCCTTCATCCGAAACATGCAG GAGAATGGTGCCTCTCTTAGTTCCATCCATATGATTGGGCTCAGTCTAGGAGCTCACATCACAGGCTTTGTTGGAGCCAAGTTTAATGGCAAAATTGGGAGGATCACAG CTGTAGATCCAGCGGGGCCTCAGTTCAACGGGAAACCCCCTGAGGATCGTCTGGACCCTACAGATGCACAGTTTGTAGACGTTGTGCACACGGACATGGACG CATTTGGTTTCAGGAAGCCTTTGGGCCACATTGATTTCTATGCTAACGGTGGAGCCGACCAGCCTGGCTGTCCACTGACCATCTTATCAG GGTCTGGATATTTTAAGTGTGACCACCAGAGATCAGTGCTCCTCTATCTGGGTTCCCTGAACCGGACCTGTAACATCAGAGCTTTCCCCTGCACCTCCTACACTGACTTCCTGGATGGACTTTGCATGGATTGTGATCAATTCAAACCTGCCGGATGCCCTGTGTTTG GTTATGACATCATAGAGTGGAAGGACTCTCTGGTTCCTCTGCAGCAAACCAAGGCTTTCTTCACCACCAataaacagacaccatactgca agacgaGCTATTGGGTGGACATTGTAACATGGAACCATGATACTCGCTGGGGCTACATCACCATAAAACTACACAATGGTAGTGAGGTGACAGAGGCAACAATAAACCA TAAAGCATCCAGTTTTAAGAAGTACTCAGAGACCCGATTACTGGCCCAGTTTGAAAAAGACCTTCAGAAAGTCCACAAGATCTCAATCAAATTCTCCAGGGTGAATGCATTTAAACCTAAGTACAAACTACGGGTGCTCCGCATCCGTCTCACACACCTGGAGCGCAAAGACAG gccTCTCTGCCGCTATGACATTCTCCTGGAGGACAACAGAGAGGTGACCTTCAGATCCATCCCCTGTGAGGAGTCCAACTTCTGA